A region of the Numida meleagris isolate 19003 breed g44 Domestic line unplaced genomic scaffold, NumMel1.0 unplaced_Scaffold347, whole genome shotgun sequence genome:
NNNNNNNNNNNNNNNNNNNNNNNNNNNNNNNNNNNNNNNNNNNNNNNNNNNNNNNNNNNNNNNNNNNNNNNNNNNNNNNNNNNNNNNNNNNNNNNNNNNNNNNNNNNNNNNNNNNNNNNNNNNNNNNNNNNNNNNNNNNNNNNNNNNNNNNNNNNNNNNNNNNNNNNNNNNNNNNNNNNNNNNNNNNNNNNNNNNNNNNNNNNNNNNNNNNNNNNNNNNNNNNNNNNNNNNNNNNNNNNNNNNNNNNNNNNNNNNNNNNNNNNNNNNNNNNNNNNNNNNNNNNNNNNNNNNNNNNNNNNNNNNNNNNNNNNNNNNNNNNNNNNNNNNNNNNNNNNNNNNNNNNNNNNNNNNNNNNNNNNNNNNNNNNNNNNNNNNNNNNNNNNNNNNNNNNNNNNNNNNNNNNNNNNNNNNNNNNNNNNNNNNNNNNNNNNNNNNNNNNNNNNNNNNNNNNNNNNNNNNNNNNNNNNNNNNNNNNNNNNNNNNNNNNNNNNNNNNNNNNNNNNNNNNNNNNNNNNNNNNNNNNNNNNNNNNNNNNNNNNNNNNNNNNNNNNNNNNNNNNNNNNNNNNNNNNNNNNNNNNNNNNNNNNNNNNNNNNNNNNNNNNNNNNNNNNNNNNNNNNNNNNNNNNNNNNNNNNNNNNNNNNNNNNNNNNNNNNNNNNNNNNNNNNNNNNNNNNNNNNNNNNNNNNNNNNNNNNNNNNNNNNNNNNNNNNNNNNNNNNNNNNNNNNNNNNNNNNNNNNNNNNNNNNNNNNNNNNNNNNNNNNNNNNNNNNNNNNNNNNNCTCCCGTGCCCAAACCTCGGGTCCCCCCACGCTCCTCAGTCCGCCCCCCCCACCGCTCGGACCCCGACGCGCAGCCGCTCACCAGCTTCCTCTGGTTGCTGAGGCAGAAAGTGCAGATCTGTTTGGGCTGGGAGTTCTCGGAGTcgcggggcggggggctgccgccgccgccgtggTGGAAGAAGGCCGGGCTGGTGTGGCAGGGCTGCCCGTCGCCGCACGCCTCGCCCACCAGCAGCACGTTGCCCAGGTGCGAGATGTAGCTGGAGGCCAGGCGCAGCGTCTCGATCTTGGAGAGCTTCCTATCGGCCGGCTCGGTGGGGATGAGCGTGCGCAGCGCCGTGAAGGCGGTGTTGACGCTGTTGGTGCGGTCTCGCTCCCGCGCGTTGGCCGTGTGCCGCTGCCGGGGCTCGCGGTGCAGCCGGCCGGGCTTCTTGCCGCTCCTCCTCTTGCCGGCTTTGATGCCGAAGCCGTCGGCGTCCAGGTGGAAGGGCTTCTCGTCGGAGCCCGAGCTCTCGCTGCCGTTCTCCTCGTCCTCCGACAGCATGCTGATCTCGGGATACAGGTAACGGCCGGGCGCGGGGCGCAGCATGGCGAAGGACATGGCGAGCAGCGCGCAGCACCGCCGGCACCGCCGCCTTCAGCCCCGCCGCATGCCACAGCCCCGGCGCTGCCGGGGGGCAGCTCGCTGACGGAGGGGGGTCCCCGTGCCCCCCCCGGACCCGACGGGTTAAGGACCGCGCGCGGCTGCGGTGTCCCCCGCCGGCACCGCCGCCACCATGTGCATCCTAAGGCGCGAGTGGGGCCGGAGCGCGGGGCTTTATAGGGCGGTGGGCAGCCAGGcaccgccccgcgccccgcagGCTCAGCCTACCTGCGCTGCCCGGGGGGGTTAACCCTTCCGCAGCNCAGccatcccatggctctatgatctttaaggacccttccaacccaaccctcccatggttctatggttctCCGTGCCTCCTGCCCGCACCATGCTCCCTTTGCCAGCATGGCTGTGCCGTGGCTGTGCCGGGGCCGCTCCATGGCACTGCCGGCGCAGCCTCCCCCACGCTGCACGTGCAGCCCCGGCTCCGACTCTTCCTTTGTTACcgggggtggggaggggaggggaggggaaggggagtTCAGCTCCGAAATGGTAAAATTAAATTTCCCAGATGTTCGGGCCCCAGGAGTTCTTGTGCTGTCTGGAGAGGAAATGGGGATTCGGAAAATCCCGCctcatattttttcccctatcaCCTTGCCTTTCCGCTGCCATTAAGTGCAGCAGGAACAGTAAATTACGGGGCTGCGTCGCCGGCCCATCTCCAGATACCGAGGGGGAGCTGCGGGGTCAGCGGGGGCTGCCGGCCCCATTGCCCTGCTCCAGGCACCGGGGTCCCGCAGTGCCAcgctgctgccctggggcagaGCCGAACCCCCCTCCCAGCGCCGTGCCCTGCGGGATCGGGCTCTGCCGGGAGCTCCCCACACCCACACCCCCCCGGACAGGAGCTGCacgcagctcccagctgggaggGCTCCTGGTGGAACAGGCCGAGCTCGGTTGGGTGCAGCCATGTGCACAGGGATGCCCACCCCGCTCTGCTTTGGGACGGGGACTTTTGTCCTCCCCACGGCGGTGGGGCAGAACTCCAAGCACCGGCGTTGTCCCTGTGCCAGCAGGAGCTCCGTCACCACGAGCTGAGCAAACGCTGAGCCCCGCTGGCCCCTTCGGAGTGCCCGGGTGCAGGCTGCAAGCACCCAAGAGGAAGTTTCACTCCCGTTTCCCTCATTCCCTCTGCCACCTCCTTGAGCTCCCGGCTGCTCTCCGTGCCCCCTCCCCATTTTCGCTGCCTCTCAAACTGGTGCCcgctccccaggggtctgtgcGGGCTTTGGGGTGGGCTGCGGGCGTGCGGAGAGCGCTGCAAAGGGTCTCAGCCCTGAGTGCGTTCGGCAAAGGGAATTTCATTGAATTTGGGCTTTTTGTGCCAAAATGAAGCCTAGCCCTTAGCTCAGCCTGGGGCGTCCAAGCACTGCCCCAagctgtgcccgctgcccttCGCCCAACAGAGGTAGCACAGGTCCCACACCagcaccatgtccccatgtccccccccCAGTCCCCACCAGCATTGTGTCCCCACCAGCAccatgtcctcatgtccccTCCAGCACCACGTCTCCACCAGAATTGTGTCCCCCTACCAGCACCgtgtcctcatgtccccacCAACTCTCTGTCCCCACCagcaccgtgtccccatgtccccacatccccggTGTCCCCACCAGCACCGTGTCCCCAGCCATCACCCTTTGTCCTGGAGGGGACGGCACAGGCGCTACCCACAGAGGGACCCCTGGAGGATCCCAGGGAGGTGACCCCCCCCTGCCCCTCACTTGCTCCCACCATGGCACAGCCTCCCCCACCACCCGCAGCTGCCGGGAGCCCCAGCACACACCACGGTGCCGGCGGTGCCCGCTGTGTCACGGCCCCACGGACACGggcctgtccctgctgcccagcagtgtcgcacacacacacgtgtgcCAAATGCCACGTGGTTTCCACCTCCCTCCTGCTCATGTCTGCGTGGCACAGCCCGGTCCCCACGTGGGTTTTAGGCTGCGGGCACGGAACACCCCCTGCCCACCACTCTCCGTTGCTCGCTGCCTCCATTTGGCAATGAATGAAACTGGGGGGGCTTTTCCCGGGGGCAGGGGGTTGGGGTCGGCCCCAAAATCCCAGCATGAAGGCATTGGGACGCGGAGCTGGGTGAGCCCCCCAACGCCCACCGTGGCTGAGACCGGGGAGGGTTTGTAGGAAATGATGCTGCCCCACATCCTGAGCTCCCAGCCCCCCATGCCCTCCCGGCAGAGCAGAATGCCGGATTTCGTGCCATGAAGGCGCGTTGGTCGGGACGGCATCCGCACACGTAAGCAGAAAGGCGCGGTGGAAAAGCAAGCGCTGCGGGGTGGGGATGGATGGACAGGGAGCACGTCGGCCCGGGCACGCAGAGCCCTCCCTCCTACCAGGGGGACGTGGGCAGGGGGCACTGCCCTgatccctgccatgggcaggggtCTCTGCCCTGTATTCCGCAATGGGGACGTTGGCCGGGGTCTGGGGGCTGCCTGCTGTGATGGACGGGGGACTCTGCCCTTCGTCATGCAATGGGAACATGAGTGGGGGTCTCTGCCCTATGCCTCGTGCAGTGGGCAGAGATCTTTGCCTTGTCTACTGAGATGGGCAGGGGTCTCTGCCCTGTCTCATAGAATGGGCAGGAGTCTCTGCCCTTTGTCATGCAGTAGGCACATGGGCAGGTATTTCTGCAGTGTCGTGCAGTGGCAGGGGTCTCTACCCCCTCTTGTGCAGTGGGCATGGGTCTCGAGGCTGCCCCGTGCACCAGGCAGGGGTCTCAGCCCTGCCTTGAGCGATGGGCAGGAGTCCTAGGGCTGCCTCCTGTGGTATCTGGGGGCTGCCTCCTGCAGTATTTGGGGGGGCCTGGGGGCTGCCTCGTGTTGGGAGGTGCAGCTCCATCCCCTCACCGTGTGCCTGGTGGCCGTCCCAGTTTGCAGATGGTTTATGTCCATCATTTCACatgcagaaacagcacagagtgAGCCCAGGGGCACGGTCCGCTCCGGCCGGTCCCCAGAGGAGCGTATTTGGAGCGCCTCGAACCCCCCGAGCACCGACTTGGGGGGGTCTGTCCGGAGTTACTGCAAGGAGAGAAGCGTCCTGCTCCTGGGGTTGCTCCTgacaggagctgcagcaacAGGGATCTGTAGGAACGGGGATCGAGAGGGATCGGTGCAAAGCTGGCGACGCTTTGGAGACGGAGGAGAGCGCCGGAGGTTTCCGAGGGAGGCGGAAgttttcccttccagctccgTGGGATCTCCCCCCTCCACCTGCAGCTTCTGTTTGCAGGAGGGTCAGGGGGGAGATCGGGGCATCCCTCCCCCATGGGTGCTCTGGGCCTCGGAGCAGCTGGGGGACGCGGGTGTAAATCCTCGCCGAGGCGAACCTCCGGCCCCACGGAGCTGGAAGGGCGTGCGGGGAGGATTAGCGGGTTTGGGCTTTTCCTGCTCGGAAGCTCTCGAGCTGCCGCAGTCCACTCGTGAGCTCTCCACCACCGCCGTTTGGTGCATCACAAGCCCCGAATCCCGCATGGgtccatcctcctcctcttcatcctcatcccGGGATGAAGGGGGTGCAGAAGGCACAGCGTGCAGCCAGCCCTCCCCgccacctgctgcagccccctgcccctGGGTCCAGATACGCAGTGCACCCTCACACGGGGTTCATTTTGCCCCCAGCACCTGCCCCGTGCGAGCAGCGATGCCCACCCCAGGGGCACGGCACGAGACGGCATTTCCCTAAAGGCACAGAGACGCAGAGGAGCCCCCGGTGAACCCACGGCTACACCCGGTGCACCGGCACAACCAGTGCCGCTCATCCTTGGGGTGCTCAGAGGCACCAAAcccatctccctgcagccacacGGGCACCCGGCACCACCCAGGACCCAAGCCCGGCGCTGGCACTGGGCACGACCTCCGCCACCGAGAGCCGCTGTGCCGCACGGCGCTGGGTGCGCGCCCTTCCTGTCCCTCTGCCTCCCATTTCCAGCTCCTGACACCCTCGGGTGTTTCCCATTCCGCCATCCCTTCGCTTTTTGGGGTTTGGAGGTAGCACATCNNNNNNNNNNNNNNNNNNNNNNNNNNNNNNNNNNNNNNNNNNNNNNNNNNNNNNNNNNNNNNNNNNNNNNNNNNNNNNNNNNNNNNNNNNNNNNNNNNNNNNNNNNNNNNNNNNNNNNNNNNNNNNNNNNNNNNNNNNNNNNNNNNNNNNNNNNNNNNNNNNNNNNNNNNNNNNNNNNNNNNNNNNNNNNNNNNNNNNNNNNNNNNNNNNNNNNNNNNNNNNNNNNNNNNNNNNNNNNNNNNNNNNNNNNNNNNNNNNNNNNNNNNNNNNNNNNNNNNNNNNNNNNNNNNNNNNNNNNNNNNNNNNNNNNNNNNNNNNNNNNNNNNNNNNNNNNNNNNNNNNNNNNNNNNNNNNNNNNNNNNNNNNNNNNNNNNNNNNNNNNNNNNNNNNNNNNNNNNNNNNNNNNNNNNNNNNNNNNNNNNNNNNNNNNNNNNNNNNNNNNNNNNNNNNNNNNNNNNNNNNNNNNNNNNNNNNNNNNNNNNNNNNNNNNNNNNNNNNNNNNNNNNNNNNNNNNNNNNNNNNNNNNNNNNNNNNNNNNNNNNNNNNNNNNNNNNNNNNNNNNNNNNNNNNNNNNNNNNNNNNNNNNNNNNNNNNNNNNNNNNNNNNNNNNNNNNNNNNNNNNNNNNNNNNNNNNNNNNNNNNNNNNNNNNNNNNNNNNNNNNNNNNNNNNNNNNNNNNNNNNNNNNNNNNNNNNNNNNNNNNNNNNNNNNNNNNNNNNNNNNNNNNNNNNNNNNNNNNNNNNNNNNNNNNNNNNNNNNNNNNNNNNNNNNNNNNNNNNNNNNNNNNNNNNNNNNNNNNNNNNNNNNNNNNNNNNNNNNNNNNNNNNNNNNNNNNNNNNNNNNNNNNNNNNNNNNNNNNNNNNNNNNNNNNNNNNNNNNNNNNNNNNNNNNNNNNNNNNNNNNNNNNNNNNNNNNNNNNNNNNNNNNNNNNNNNNNNNNNNNNNNNNNNNNNNNNNNNNNNNNNNNNNNNNNNNNNNNNNNNNNNNNNNNNNNNNNNNNNNNNNNNNNNNNNNNNNNNNNNNNNNNNNNNNNNNNNNNNNNNNNNNNNNNNNNNNNNNNNNNNNNNNNNNNNNNNNNNNNNNNNNNNNNNNNNNNNNNNNNNNNNNNNNNNNNNNNNNNNNNNNNNNNNNNNNNNNNNNNNNNNNNNNNNNNNNNNNNNNNNNNNNNNNNNNNNNNNNNNNNNNNNNNNNNNNNNNNNNNNNNNNNNNNNNNNNNNNNNNNNNNNNNNNNNNNNNNNNNNNNNNNNNNNNNNNNNNNNNNNNNNNNNNNNNNNNNNNNNNNNNNNNNNNNNNNNNNNNNNNNNNNNNNNNNNNNNNNNNNNNNNNNNNNNNNNNNNNNNNNNNNNNNNNNNNNNNNNNNNNNNNNNNNNNNNNNNNNNNNNNNNNNNNNNNNNNNNNNNNNNNNNNNNNNNNNNNNNNNNNNNNNNNNNNNNNNNNNNNNNNNNNNNNNNNNNNNNNNNNNNNNNNNNNNNNNNNNNNNNNNNNNNNNNNNNNNNNNNNNNNNNNNNNNNNNNNNNNNNNNNNNNNNNNNNNNNNNNNNNNNNNNNNNNNNNNNNNNNNNNNNNNNNNNNNNNNNNNNNNNNNNNNNNNNNNNNNNNNNNNNNNNNNNNNNNNNNNNNNNNNNNNNNNNNNNNNNNNNNNNNNNNNNNNNNNNNNNNNNNNNNNNNNNNNNNNNNNNNNNNNNNNNNNNNNNNNNNNNNNNNNNNNNNNNNNNNNNNNNNNNNNNNNNNNNNNNNNNNNNNNNNNNNNNNNNNNNNNNNNNNNNNNNNNNNNNNNNNNNNNNNNNNNNNNNNNNNNNNNNNNNNNNNNNNNNNNNNNNNNNNNNNNNNNNNNNNNNNNNNNNNNNNNNNNNNNNNNNNNNNNNNNNNNNNNNNNNNNNNNNNNNNNNNNNNNNNNNNNNNNNNNNNNNNNNNNNNNNNNNNNNNNNNNNNNNNNNNNNNNNNNNNNNNNNNNNNNNNNNNNNNNNNNNNNNNNNNNNNNNNNNNNNNNNNNNNNNNNNNNNNNNNNNNNNNNNNNNNNNNNNNNNNNNNNNNNNNNNNNNNNNNNNNNNNNNNNNNNNNNNNNNNNNNNNNNNNNNNNNNNNNNNNNNNNNNNNNNNNNNNNNNNNNNNNNNNNNNNNNNNNNNNNNNNNNNNNNNNNNNNNNNNNNNNNNNNNNNNNNNNNNNNNNNNNNNNNNNNNNNNNNNNNNNNNNNNNNNNNNNNNNNNNNNNNNNNNNNNNNNNNNNNNNNNNNNNNNNNNNNNNNNNNNNNNNNNNNNNNNNNNNNNNNNNNNNNNNNNNNNNNNNNNNNNNNNNNNNNNNNNNNNNNNNNNNNNNNNNNNNNNNNNNNNNNNNNNNNNNNNNNNNNNNNNNNNNNNNNNNNNNNNNNNNNNNNNNNNNNNNNNNNNNNNNNNNNNNNNNNNNNNNNNNNNNNNNNNNNNNNNNNNNNNNNNNNNNNNNNNNNNNNNNNNNNNNNNNNNNNNNNNNNNNNNNNNNNNNNNNNNNNNNNNNNNNNNNNNNNNNNNNNNNNNNNNNNNNNNNNNNNNNNNNNNNNNNNNNNNNNNNNNNNNNNNNNNNNNNNNNNNNNNNNNNNNNNNNNNNNNNNNNNNNNNNNNNNNNNNNNNNNNNNNNNNNNNNNNNNNNNNNNNNNNNNNNNNNNNNNNNNNNNNNNNNNNNNNNNNNNNNNNNNNNNNNNNNNNNNNNNNNNNNNNNNNNNNNNNNNNNNNNNNNNNNNNNNNNNNNNNNNNNNNNNNNNNNNNNNNNNNNNNNNNNNNNNNNNNNNNNNNNNNNNNNNNNNNNNNNNNNNNNNNNNNNNNNNNNNNNNNNNNNNNNNNNNNNNNNNNNNNNNNNNNNNNNNNNNNNNNNNNNNNNNNNNNNNNNNNNNNNNNNNNNNNNNNNNNNNNNNNNNNNNNNNNNNNNNNNNNNNNNNNNNNNNNNNNNNNNNNNNNNNNNNNNNNNNNNNNNNNNNNNNNNNNNNNNNNNNNNNNNNNNNNNNNNNNNNNNNNNNNNNNNNNNNNNNNNNNNNNNNNNNNNNNNNNNNNNNNNNNNNNNNNNNNNNNNNNNNNNNNNNNNNNNNNNNNNNNNNNNNNNNNNNNNNNNNNNNNNNNNNNNNNNNNNNNNNNNNNNNNNNNNNNNNNNNNNNNNNNNNNNNNNNNNNNNNNNNNNNNNNNNNNNNNNNNNNNNNNNNNNNNNNNNNNNNNNNNNNNNNNNNNNNNNNNNNNNNNNNNNNNNNNNNNNNNNNNNNNNNNNNNNNNNNNNNNNNNNNNNNNNNNNNNNNNNNNNNNNNNNNNNNNNNNNNNNNNNNNNNNNNNNNNNNNNNNNNNNNNNNNNNNNNNNNNNNNNNNNNNNNNNNNNNNNNNNNNNNNNNNNNNNNNNNNNNNNNNNNNNNNNNNNNNNNNNNNNNNNNNNNNNNNNNNNNNNNNNNNNNNNNNNNNNNNNNNNNNNNNNNNNNNNNNNNNNNNNNNNNNNNNNNNNNNNNNNNNNNNNNNNNNNNNNNNNNNNNNNNNNNNNNNNNNNNNNNNNNNNNNNNNNNNNNNNNNNNNNNNNNNNNNNNNNNNNNNNNNNNNNNNNNNNNNNNNNNNNNNNNNNNNNNNNNNNNNNNNNNNNNNNNNNNNNNNNNNNNNNNNNNNNNNNNNNNNNNNNNNNNNNNNNNNNNNNNNNNNNNNNNNNNNNNNNNNNNNNNNNNNNNNNNNNNNNNNNNNNNNNNNNNNNNNNNNNNNNNNNNNNNNNNNNNNNNNNNNNNNNNNNNNNNNNNNNNNNNNNNNNNNNNNNNNNNNNNNNNNNNNNNNNNNNNNNNNNNNNNNNNNNNNNNNNNNNNNNNNNNNNNNNNNNNNNNNNNNNNNNNNNNNNNNNNNNNNNNNNNNNNNNNNNNNNNNNNNNNNNNNNNNNNNNNNNNNNNNNNNNNNNNNNNNNNNNNNNNNNNNNNNNNNNNNNNNNNNNNNNNNNNNNNNNNNNNNNNNNNNNNNNNNNNNNNNNNNNNNNNNNNNNNNNNNNNNNNNNNNNNNNNNNNNNNNNNNNNNNNNNNNNNNNNNNNNNNNNNNNNNNNNNNNNNNNNNNNNNNNNNNNNNNNNNNNNNNNNNNNNNNNNNNNNNNNNNNNNNNNNNNNNNNNNNNNNNNNNNNNNNNNNNNNNNNNNNNNNNNNNNNNNNNNNNNNNNNNNNNNNNNNNNNNNNNNNNNNNNNNNNNNNNNNNNNNNNNNNNNNNNNNNNNNNNNNNNNNNNNNNNNNNNNNNNNNNNNNNNNNNNNNNNNNNNNNNNNNNNNNNNNNNNNNNNNNNNNNNNNNNNNNNNNNNNNNNNNNNNNNNNNNNNNNNNNNNNNNNNNNNNNNNNNNNNNNNNNNNNNNNNNNNNNNNNNNNNNNNNNNNNNNNNNNNNNNNNNNNNNNNNNNNNNNNNNNNNNNNNNNNNNNNNNNNNNNNNNNNNNNNNNNNNNNNNNNNNNNNNNNNNNNNNNNNNNNNNNNNNNNNNNNNNNNNNNNNNNNNNNNNNNNNNNNNNNNNNNNNNNNNNNNNNNNNNNNNNNNNNNNNNNNNNNNNNNNNNNNNNNNNNNNNNNNNNNNNNNNNNNNNNNNNNNNNNNNNNNNNNNNNNNNNNNNNNNNNNNNNNNNNNNNNNNNNNNNNNNNNNNNNNNNNNNNNNNNNNNNNNNNNNNNNNNNNNNNNNNNNNNNNNNNNNNNNNNNNNNNNNNNNNNNNNNNNNNNGGAGCACCCAGGTGAGGGGAGCACCCACATGGGGGGAGCACCCAGGTGCAGGGAGTGTTGTGCAGGGAAGCAGCTTTGAGAAAGCCAAGCTCCTTTCATCCGCAGAGCCCCACAAAGGACTCTGCACCCCTGTCCCCTCCATCTGTCCGTCTCCTGTCCACCCCACCATTGCTGAACACACTGTGTGCCGTGCAGCCACCTGCATCCCCAGCAGAGCCACCGCACCCCGTCCGGACGGTGGGGACGGTGATAGGATAGGAGGGGACGGCCTCACATTGcgccaggggagggtcaggtcggatattaggaacaatttattctccaGCGAGCGGTCAGACACCGGCACgggggggtcaccatccctggaggtgttagGAAAGCACGGAGATGTGGCACGTGGGGGCATAGTGGGGTCTTTGGACTGGGActggggatcttggaggtcagTCCCAGCCTCTGGCACTGCGTGGAGTATCCGTGCCAAGCTCGGTGCTGGGGTCAGCACCCCACGCCCTGGGATGTTGCTGTCCCCCCCCCTCCACGTTGCTCTCCATCATCCCATTCAGCAACAGGCATGGGGTGAGCTCGCAGAGCGGGCGTTGCGATGGAGCCCTGAGCACTGAGGCTTCTCGCAtggcagcatccctgctgctgccgtGGGATGAAGCATCCAGAGCCGACCTCCCAGTGTCCGTCTGTCTGCACCGGGACGCGGGGCAATCCCAGAGCGCCGTGATCCCGACCATGTCCCCGCAGCTCGAGAAATTCCTGCCCGGTTCCCCCGGGGCCGCGCACATCCTGCGCTGACGTGTGCTCGGCAGTGATGGATGGGTGCGGTGTGGCCCGGGGGCTCCCGGCGGCTCCGCTCCTCGGGGCGCCCGGCGCTGTTCCGTGGAGGCCCCGGTGCAGTCTGCAGGTGTTTATGGGGAACAGATGGCGGCGGGGTGAGGGTGACCCCTGACTGCGGGGTGTGGGGGGCACAGGTCACCGTCACACCTCCTCTCGGGGTGTTGGTAATTGGGGACGGGGTCTCTGCGTTGTGTAACAGTGGGGCTGAGGGGGAGAGGACAGCNTCAGCCAAGTTGGCACCGGGAGCGCTGCGTCCCACCCCCAGCTCCGCTCCTGGCTGCGTCCCACTGCTCCATCCCATCCTGTTGGCCACCACCATCCCACTCCTGGCTGCATCCCactgtcccatcccatcccattggCCACCGCTGTCCCACTCCTGGCCATGTCCCGCTGCACCGTCCCATCCTGTTGGCCACGACTGTCCCACTCCTGGTCACATCCCGctgctccatcccatcccattggCCATCACCGTCCCACTCCTGGCCGCATCCCactgtcccatcccatcccattgaTCACCATTGTCCCTCTCCTGGCTGCATTCCACTGCTCCGTCCCATCCCTTTGGCCACCACTGCCACCACCGCCCCGGCACAGTGCAGAGTCTGAAATTCACCCCCCCCGCTGCCTTTCCATCTCCTGCCACAGTTTTATTACCTGGAAGCTTGGCACCGGTGCCCCCAGATGACGGCAGAGGCGCTGCTGCCCGcagcctctccctgctcccGGGGGTTTCCCTGCCCCCTCTCCATGCCCCTTCCCTATAACCCCTACATATGGGGCTGCCTCTCCCGCAGCCCCCTgagccccagccccatggcaccGCCCCCGGTGCTGGACCCCCAGGATCCCACAGACACCCCTGCCtgggtgtggggcagcccccagccctggggcacgGGCTCCTGCTCACGTAGGGGGCACAGCTGTCACTCCactgctgccccccagcccctggGCACAGAGAGTGCCGTGGCGCAGCTCTCCCcgtcccctcctctcctccacgTGGACCGGATATTTTCAAGCAAAGAATCTTTCCTACGACGCGCTCCAGCTGCCAGGAATGTGCGTCTAGGAatgcccagggcccatccaagAACAACTTCCAGACGTGCGCTGAGTGACGGCACTGCCTCCGCTCTgcaccaccccccccccccaccgtGCACTACCGGCACCGGCTGGGTGGGAGGGGGCACAGCCcggggatggggctgcagctcGGGGGATCCTCCACGGCACCTGGTGGGGGAGGATGTGACCCAGGTCGGCCCCACGGCTGTGTGCGTCCCCGCAGCGGTGCGCATCCCCGCAGGGTTTTGGTGCGCGGTGGCACCAGCGCTGGCACCGATGGCACGTGGGGCTTTGCTCCCTGCCCTGGGATGGACGGAGCT
Encoded here:
- the SCX gene encoding basic helix-loop-helix transcription factor scleraxis, which produces MSFAMLRPAPGRYLYPEISMLSEDEENGSESSGSDEKPFHLDADGFGIKAGKRRSGKKPGRLHREPRQRHTANARERDRTNSVNTAFTALRTLIPTEPADRKLSKIETLRLASSYISHLGNVLLVGEACGDGQPCHTSPAFFHHGGGGSPPPRDSENSQPKQICTFCLSNQRKLSKDRDRKTAIRS